The sequence below is a genomic window from Silene latifolia isolate original U9 population chromosome 7, ASM4854445v1, whole genome shotgun sequence.
ccctcatTAGCTAATTGACCTCTACCACCCCCTTTCCTAAATATTTtacaacaaaaaacaaaatacTTTATCAAGCTCTTTGGAATATACAAGCCAATCCCTATCACACTTCTCTCCATTTGTAAAGACTCTAGTGAACCATGTCGAAGAAAATTGTCTAGATCGTCTATCCTTGGGCCCTTTTTCAAATGATAAATCTCTCCGGGGACCTTTATCAGCTAAAAtactaatcgtatcattgtcaagCGCATTCCAATTTCTCGGATCAAAAATATCTAAAACACTCTCAACATTATCAACATTTATACCAACAACTTCGTCCACAGTAGCATCATCAATCCTATtgccattattattatcattatcattattattttcattgtaatcatcatcattattgtTAGTAGTAGTATCATCGTCATTGACAATATTATCATTTGCAACCACAACATTACAAGAGTCGTCTTTGTGGGCACAATTTGCAGCAGTTTTGTTAACAATAACCAAATTATCATCATCAATAGCATTTTTCACGGAGTCTTTGGACTCTTTCACAAAAAATTTATCAAGGGCTCCGGTTTGGGATCGAGTTAACTCTTCTATTCGCTTcctttttttacgtttttcagaCCCAGAATCAAACTTTCTCGGTGGCATATTAAAAATTGATAGAAGGTAAAGAAACAACCTGATACAGTAGTCTTGAAATCGATGTACATGTGTTCTATACTCCACGCTTTGAATCGATTTCCATCAATAAAACTTGTAGATTTGATTAGGAGAACCTTCAATAAAAACAACATAAATAATTTAGTCATGATTGATCCCCAATTAATGAAAAAAGAAGAATTAGGCGTGAAATTTTGATAAACTGAAATATCAAATATGCCTAATTACTTTGGATGATTTAGACAGTCAGTGGTCAATATTTCAACAATGAACAATTGAGGGGTAGATTTTGGCCAGATACTTAAACTCCGTCGCCGTCGATAATTTTTCAGACCCATTTAAAGaattaactaaattaattatgaattacaaatgaattaaaactaaaattCATAAAATTAGGGAGGAATTAATACCTTATCTTTAGATTATTTCGTCTGTGTAAATCTTTCGCCTTGAAATAATGAAATTGATGAGCAAGTAGAGCAACAATGAGTAATTACTAATTTGATTGAAGAAAAAATTGAGGGATGAGAAGTGATTGTAAATCAGTGCCATAATTGTGTGAAGATTCAAGAATATATAATCAAAGATTTAGAGATTTTTGAACGTTTGATTATTTGGGGAAATCTCAATCGATATTTTGGGAAGGAGAAATATAAGGAGTGATTGAAGGATTAATTATACTGATGATATCTTGACTGTTGACTCAAACGTTATCAGTATTAGGTTTggtagtgtttttttttttttttttacataggAAAGGATAACGAGAACTTGGGCTCAAATTTTGGAGGCCCAGTTCGGGCGCACTGGGCTGCCCTGGGCCTGAGACGCCCCTGCTGAAGAGTTTACTTGAAGTAAATTAgtattgtctcaacctgaagtttgaacatatatgaaaatTCATATATGAATGAATTTCTTACCGAGTATGTGAAAATACATGGTTCGGAAGTACCATTATAGTTGGAAAATAATGTAGTGAAAGTCTACAATGAGAATGTCAATCCATACAATATAATAAGATGATTTGACAAGAAAGATCAATTATTTTTCAAAATGAATTGTTAATAATTGGATTAAACTCTCTAGAACAGAATGAATTCGGGACAATAGCTACACTCGTTTTCCATTCGACTAGGATTTTTTTTGTCTCAATGGGTTTTTCCTAGCAAATTTTTTAACGAGGTATCATTATAAGCTCATTAATACATTATAGTCATGATCATCATGATTGTTGAGATGATAATTgttctagacatataatgttatATCATATATTGAGAAGAATTACTATTACAAGTGTGACTATATTATATGAAACCAAGATCTAAATTAAAAAGTCATCATGAATAACTATATCTAGATTGTAAGTTCCAAAGAAATATAAGATTGAAGATACCAAGGATTTCTATTGATTAAAGATACCAAGTTTATCAACTACGATGGGATATATTTCAACGATCAAGAAATTACGTCAAAGTAAGGATCATTTCTAGATATATCAAGTAATGTAATCATCAGGAGGAGTAGACACAcattgtactctttttccttatccatggttttgtccACTGAGTTTTCCATGAAAAGGTTTTAAGAAGGCAGCTTCTTATATGTGTTTGAAAAttattgtactcttttccttcaaTAATGTTTTTGCCTACATGGTTTTTCTAAAAAGATTTTTAACGAGGCATGGTCTTCCGTAATAGACCTCCAGTGGTCAGTGTTAAGAAATATTATATTCTTATATGGATTTCCATATCTTAGCGGATTATAGAATAGATTATCTTATGGAAACTCACTTTATCCCATATATATCcctcataatggaataagaaGACAATTCTGTCTCCCTTATTTTCTCTCTACCTTGTCTCTACActtttctcttttctttatttCATGACAAAATGTATATAATAAATCGACCTGCAAGCATATGGAAAAATTCtaaattatatattatatataaagTGTTGAATTTTTTTACAAATATATTCCTTAATGTTGTTACTTACAAAATAAACAACTAATTTTGTTTGATATTGATTTGAAATCATTGGTGATATTATTTCAAATCATTGAAAAACTTGACCAAAACAAATTGAGGATTATATCTTCTATTTCTTAAATTAATCGCTAATAGAGATTTTTTTCAAATTCCATACCAACTTCATCAATAAAAGTTGAACCACTAGaaaattcttttattttattctaTTAATTCAAATGCATTTTATTCCTCATTATGTGCATTCTAGATATatttttttccttgttaattaagCGAATCCTAGATATTCGATCTATTAATTTCACATTTTTTTAGCTAATAAAAGTATTGGTTGAAAGTATTAGTAAATCATATGATTACCTTTCATATGTGCATAAGCCTCTAGATATAAATACAATAATACAAATAAATGAACAGGCATTTCTTATACCCTTGTCAACAGAATAATGCCCACAATGTCTAAAACAATCCTTATATTCGTCCACTTTGTAGCCATATCCCTCATCTCCAATATCAATGGACTAACCATGAAAATGATCCCTATAGACTCTCCCGAGTTGCAAATTGTATCCAATGGTCTTACTATACATGAGCGACACCAATTTTTTGCCAACATATCCTTATCACGGGTACTCAGATATCGGAACAATAACAAAGGCCGCCTAGACCTTAATACACTCAAGTCACGAGCGTATCTTCTTAAAGATAGTTATTACGTAACTCAACTTGCTTTAGGCAGAGGTCCTGCCGCATATCAAACCTATGTAATGCTTGACACGGGTTATGATGAGACATGGGTTCAGTGTGAAGGTTGCAACCCTTGCATCCAGATAAGAACCGGAAATTTTGTTTATAAAAACTCTCGTAGTTTTCAGCGAATGACTTTCGACGATCCTTTATGCTTGCCACCAAAGCAAGATTATAGTGGATCTTGTGGCTATACAGCAACTTATGGCCCGTTAGATCATTCAAGTGGGTTACTAGGGAGAGATACATTTTATTTTAGGAATACAAGGACGAGTAATTATGAAGCGTACCCTAATTTAGCATTTGGCTGTGGACTTGAAAATGAGTTCCTCTTTGGAGACAATGCTGGACCTCAAAACATGATAACTGGGATACATGGCCTCGGAGTTGGACCAAGATCCTTTGTAAGACAACTTGGGCCTCAAATTAGAGGTCGATTTTCTTATTGTTTACCATCGACTGGCAATGGTATAGTAGGACAATCAACCGTTAATTTTGGGGACGATGCCCAAATAAGTGGTGATGCTACAATGCAAGTTAAAATGATTACAATGTATAGCAAAAATATATACCATTTGTACGTAAAAGGTATTAGTGTCGATGGAAATCGACTACCCATAAATCCAGTATTCTTCGAGATAGATGAAGACACGCACTATCAGGGCTTTTTCATTGACTCTGGAGCACCATATACCGTCCTAACAAGAAGTGTGTATAAGTATCTTAGAGAGGCCATGATCACTTACTTTCATAATAAATATGGTTGGCAACCTTTGCGTCCTTTTCACGGACAGGCTTTCGATCTTTGTTACTCAAACTACCCCACTAATGAACAGAGATTTCCATCTGTGATTTTCCATTTCTTTCATCGTGATAATCCAGAAGATGTTGATATGATTTTGACCCAGGAAAATATGTTTATACCCTTGATGACGAATAATTATCGAGGATTTTGCATGACGGTGAATCCTGTTGAAAATCCGGGACCTTGTCTTTTTGGAGCATATCAACAGAAAAATTTCAAGTTTTTATATGATTTTGAAAATTGGGTGTTGTCCTTTGTACCTCAAATTTGTCAAGAAAGTTATTCCTAAGATTTATGTTAATATGTCCAGAGTATTACCCAGGGTCTATGCAGAAATATTGCAGAATGCAATTGAAGTTTGGAATTTAAATAAAAATACCAAATGAGCCTTAAAAATTCTGAAACTTTATGAGAACTAAGTTTAATATGTAAGAAGACTCCGATTTAATTTTCAAGAATTTTTAAGCAATctaattatttttaataaatcCTGTAATTCAATTTAGCGGATGAATTCTGACAGGTCTGAGATAGGACTGGGTTTTGTGAATTTCTGGTAAGACTTGGATATAGTTAGGACCCTAAATTTCCACATAACTCTCACAAGAATTCAAGATAATAACTTTGGAAATTTGTACTTAAAAAGTACAGATTGGCACAGGATTTAAGCTCAAACTTAACAACACAATCAGACCAAACCACAGACTGAGCATTAGATTGATTTAATTATGCCAACAGACTTGGTCATTTAACCACATCTTACACAGGTTAATTGTTAGGCCTGGACTCAAACTACAAACTAAGCACAAGTTTGGAAATTGTTGAGAGGAGTTTCAAGGTTAATTTTCATTCAAAAACAATTTGTTTCTTACAGCTGAGacaaggtccttatataggcctttgtTTGAATTACAACTCGAATAAAATGTACCTCCAAGGGCCAAGATTTCATCTAGGAAGAGTACAAATCCAACTGACATATCTACAAAGGGTAAAATAAAAGATATGTTGAAATAATACTGAAATAAAGCTAGAACAGACTGAATAAAATTGTGCAGGGGACTGTTATTGCAGGGTTGTTGTGGTTTGCTTGCTAGTTGAGCCTTCTCAAGGTCAAAGAGTAAGGACGAGTAGTTTTAAGTTCCGTGTTCTGTTGTGGCTTGCTTTAGGAGAAATTGCTCAAGGACTTTATCAAACAGCCTCAACATTGTCTAACCAAAAAGAGAAATTCTGTTTTATGCTTTATCATTTCCTGAAGCAACATGTGACTCAGTTTGTATTTGATTTCTTGCTGGACTTCTTGGTTTTTAACTTGGATATCTAGACCCCTTTTGAACTTAATTAAGAGCATTCCCAGGTGGTCATGGTGGCGTAGGTGGTTGGACCTAGTGTACCTTCTGTTAGCCTGCATCATAGGTGGTTCAGTATTGAGTTCATTGGCTTTGTCTGAGTGTTGGCTTGAACTCTGAACATTGAAGGCATGTGGTTCAGCTTCTGCTGCAATATGTTTGAAGGAAAATGAGATCATTCTACAGTATTATAGAGTACTACGAGTAGTGTTATATTGTTTTAGAGGTATGAGATGATACATATATATAGTTCACGTTTTGTTATTTTACAAaagttaaataaattaattcGAAGAAATTATTATTTCAAGAACGCAACCATTTTTTATGTGTTACTATAAGGGCATCaacaatagaggtttgtcaacaaagatttgtgtactttttagaggtttgttgacaaaccttTCTATTGTTGGGAATAGGGTTTGAGGTTCATAGATGAGAATGGTTACAATTTTGTATACAGGTTTGTGGTTTTGATTGTGAGTGATAGTGGACCCCATATAATATACTTTTATGAGGTTTGTCTATATTTAAGAGGTTCGTCTATTGTTGTATTGAGGTTTGTTGTTAGAGAGGTTTGTGTGTTGAGTGATGTGGCATTAGACAAACCTCATTTGGGGTTTGTCTATTGATAATGCCCTAAGCTCTTACTTACATGTTTAAAGTACGGTAAGTTTGGAGTGGGTAAAAATACCTACATTCAGAAATTTTACAATTTACATACTTTATTTGCAATTCTTATACCATACACATATGTGTATGGTGCATGATACTATCATCTAAGATTTTTAGTTATATTGCGTTATTTGGTTAGTTTAAAAAAAGTTACATGTTCGTTTAAAatgattttattataaatttcaTCACTAATgtttttttgaaaataattacTAATGTTTATATTTTTTTACGCTTAAATAGAAATCACATTTGATATATTTTGACTCTCCTTTACAAGCAAGACACTTTGTTAATTTATATGTTGTGAATATGGAATTATATTTTGTGAATGTAAAAATTATTTATTGTGAATATGTAACTATATATTTTGTGAATATATGTTAAATTGTGTGAATATGTATATTCTATTAAATGATATATATCTATATATGATTAGCTCAATATATATGTTTGTTATCCTTACAATCAATTAATTTGTGAATATGTTTGTTACATTGTGCGAATATCTATATTAATTGTGTGAATATGTAAGTTTTATGGTGAGAATATGATTTTTAGTTTACGTGAATATGTCAATTATGTGATGTGAGTATCAAATTAATTTTGCATATATGTAATTTATATGTTGTGAATATGCAATTACATTTTGTGACTGAAAAATTTGTATGTTGTGAGTATAACTATATTTTATGAATATATGTATAATTGTGTGAATTGTACGTTCTTAAAATGAATATATATGAGTGATTCAATAAATATGTTTGTTATTCTTATGAATATGTAATTTGTGAATATGTTTGTGAAATTGCTATGATTATCTAtattaattttgtgagtatataaGTTTTATTTTGTGAATATATATAATCTTTTATTTACATGAATATGCTAATTATATAGTGTGAAAATCTCGTCGATATGTCAATTATTTAGTatctcattattattaatatgtaaATTACGTgagtaaaattaaaataaatactaaAATATATCAAATGTGAGATCTACTTATAAAGGAACAAACATTAGGAATGATACACTTTTTAATGGTCATGACAAACATATTCATGATTACTATGTAACTAGGAACTTGGAGGGCACAAGTTGACTTTCTGAAAAATAGGGTACAAGTGGGATTAGCTAATATCCGAGACGTATAAGTGAGAATTTCCCAATAATTAAACTTCTAATCAATGGTCTTGTTAACATTTTTTTAAATACAAAGTAGATAACAAAACGAAGTAAATATACATTGGAATTTTTTTATGTTGACTTTATTGATTCGGTACTTAAGAGGGGAGGAGAgggtgaattaagtacccttttaaAACTTTAAATGAGCAAACACGCTGATTTCAATTGTTAATCAAGACACAGTGCGTTTGAATAGTTCGGATGATGTTTAATCGATGACAATCTATTGTACAGATTCGAATGCAATCGTGAATAAAAAATGAAGTAAATAAcgaaataaaaagcgataaatgAACGAGAACACAAGATTTTTTAAGTGGTTCaacctactctctaaaggtctacgACCACTATATTTCTTATTAATATTTCCCTTATAATCCTATCCGATTACAAATAAAATCCCCACGATCAACTCGATCGTGCAACTCGAGTACAACCTTGTACCCTAATAATCTCTCTCTCACAAAACTGAAAAGTACAACACAATTGTCTCCTTATAAGGTTCACAAGTTAGAGTGATGGAGAACAATAACTTTGAGATGTAAGAACTTGAGCACTCGAAATATGATCAAAAAACACGACTCATAAAGTTTTGCAAAAAACTTTCAAAAATGATAAGTTAAAAACCAGTTTTTGCAAATAATGTTTTAGCACTTGGATGAGATAATTAAAACTGAACTTGAGCCTCTCATTTATAGGGGAAGAGTTGTTATCAATATCTCCTAATAGAAGCACGATAATGAATATATAAAGTGTTCACTTCCGCCATGATTTTCGGATAATCCACTACAAAGAGGCATGGCTTTGGATATGTCTTCTAAAGTCCTATTCATTCTCTCTAATACTCCATTTTGTTGCGAAGTTCTACAAGCGGAGAAGTTGTGCTCAATGCCATATTCTCTTTAGAGATTCATAGGTTATTCCCTCTGAATTGAGCCTTTTTCTTGATAGAAACAATACATAAGTCTTTTCTATTCCCCATGTCTTGAGAACGGTGTTATCACAACAGTTCACTGGACTGACTGACAAGCTTTATCTTCTtctctttcttcttcatctgaaTATATGCTTAATGATGTTAGATATATCTTTATAACCAAGATGAAGAATACAACATAATAGGTAGTATGCCAAAAGCTTAAGAATATACATACCAACTACCCTTTTATACTGTCCATGATATTTGCTTAACATCAAGATTAAGAGTTGAGAAGTTCTTACCATCCTTACTTGAATTGTGAATAAACTTGAAACACCTTACCAATTCATGTATCACACCTCCACTTTGTAGGCTTTATTTGAAAGGCAAAAAATATCGTCCCATATGCACCTTGAGCAAAGAAAGTTATTTTGACAAAGCATGTTTCTCTCACTTACTTTAGCCTGCAAAACAAATTATACTTTGGGTTTGGGCACCCAAAATAATTTGGCTCCCTTTTGATTAGTCACTTGTGCTAATAAGTCCTTTCGAATCCACATTTTCTTGACAATTTTAAAATTTTGTTCCAAGTGACCTAACCGCTTCTTACAAGCATTAAATACATGTTCTTTTTTTCCACAAAATTTATACATGATATATTTAGGTAGCCCCACATACTTACCCTTACGAAAATCTCTTTCGTTGAGTTCAGGTCTTTTAAAGCTAACAGTACTAGAGTCGTTCTGTTTTGAATAGTCCAGAGGTATGTTTACTTTTTGTTTTGGGACCCAAACAGTACAATGGCGGATTGTTCTGTTTGAAGTCTGAACAAGAATCATATCCTAATCCAAGCCTCTTAGAGTTCTTAGATTGATTAACCAGAAAGTCAAGAACAGTATTACTTCCTTCCCATTTAGCAGCGATATTTCGAGCATTACTCAAATCGGTTTCAAGATTTCCAATTTTCACAAGTAATTTTTTGTTCTTATCAAGAAGGGCATCATAATCAATCTTAGTATATCAAATCTAGCATGAATATCAGAATATGTGGTTGAACTACTAACATGTATCTGCTTTATCTCATCCAATTCCTTACTTAATCCTTGTATCTTACTAATAAGAGATTCGTTTTCAGCAATAAGTTTAGAATGAACAGTTTGGTCAACTGTTCGTTTAGTCATGTTCTTCAGATCACATTTTAACATAATATTATTCTTCGCTATACTCTCAATTTCTATTTGCATGGCATTAAGATGCTTATTTTGCTCATAAATAGTGTTCAAAGTCTCATCAAGTAATCTCACAAGTTTATCTTTAGATAAAGACCTAAATTGGGCTTTGAGATGAGAAAGACTTACCTTGTCTTCTGATTCGCTATCGGAAGCATTTGAGTGAGCCATGAGGCTTTTGAAAGAGTCATCATACACCTTACGTTGTGTTCTTGGTTTGTAGATAGATCTGAGACAAAACTTTTCTTCTGATTCTTTAACGGGTTCATCATCTTCTGAATCAGATTCAACCCAAACTTTAGCAATCATTGCACATTTATATTCTTGCTTAGTCTTTTCATGTCTATCCTTAAATCTCTCCTCTTCCCATTTGGGACAGTTTCGAAATTGGTGATCTTGATCACCACATCCAAAACAACTCATTCTAGACTTTGGACATGAAGATGAAACGGATTTTTTGGGTTTATCACCATCGAACTTTCCTTGGTTTTGTTTTCTAATGATTTTTCCAATTCTTGTAGACAACAAGGCAACTTCCTCCTCAAGACCACTTTCATTATCACTTGAGAAGGCGTTTATGGCTAATCCCTTAGCTTTGGGATTCTCATCGGCATTGTTATCGAGGTCAATTTGTGTGTCATGAGAGATACGATCAAAGCTTGGTAAGTGAGAGTGGATAAGTCTTTGGCTTCTTCAATAGTCGTAACCTTGGGTTGCCATCTTTCGATAAGACTTTTTAAAATTTTACGGACAATGTCCTCAGTTTGAAACGTTCGACCAAGATTTGAATGTTGAAAAGCGGAAAGACGTACTCTTTATCGACTCATCCTTTTGCAGTTTGAAAGATTCGTATTGTTGCATTAGGATATCAATACAATGTTTTTTCACTTGCAATGTTCCCTCATGGGATAGGTCAAGGCTATCCCATATTTGTTTTGCCGTTTAACATC
It includes:
- the LOC141589833 gene encoding aspartic proteinase CDR1-like — its product is MPTMSKTILIFVHFVAISLISNINGLTMKMIPIDSPELQIVSNGLTIHERHQFFANISLSRVLRYRNNNKGRLDLNTLKSRAYLLKDSYYVTQLALGRGPAAYQTYVMLDTGYDETWVQCEGCNPCIQIRTGNFVYKNSRSFQRMTFDDPLCLPPKQDYSGSCGYTATYGPLDHSSGLLGRDTFYFRNTRTSNYEAYPNLAFGCGLENEFLFGDNAGPQNMITGIHGLGVGPRSFVRQLGPQIRGRFSYCLPSTGNGIVGQSTVNFGDDAQISGDATMQVKMITMYSKNIYHLYVKGISVDGNRLPINPVFFEIDEDTHYQGFFIDSGAPYTVLTRSVYKYLREAMITYFHNKYGWQPLRPFHGQAFDLCYSNYPTNEQRFPSVIFHFFHRDNPEDVDMILTQENMFIPLMTNNYRGFCMTVNPVENPGPCLFGAYQQKNFKFLYDFENWVLSFVPQICQESYS